GAACTGCAAAAGACAGTTGCTTCGTTTAAAGGGCAAAAACTGTATTGTTGAAGTATCTcttgaagaaaatctgtttgctCAAAGGCAGTGCAATCAGTAATCCTTTCCTTAAGCTCTGCTGTTCTTTCCCCTTTGCTCTCCTTTCGTTACAAAGCCTGCTCTTCAGGAGCTGCGCAGCCTGCGGGGCTCTCGGACCCCTGCCTCGGCAGAGGCACTGCCAGGGCAGCGGGAGGCAGGTGCTGCTCTGAGGCGGATCAGGAGGAGGCTCTCCTTGGTGTGGCATTTTGTGCCgcttttctccctcctcacaGAATAAAAGCTTGTATTGCTGGAACTCTGCTTCATGGTAGCAGCTCTCCTACACTGCTTTGTCAGTAACAGTCCGAACAAGGCATTTCTAGCGGTGATAGTACCTTGCTGTCTAGAATTGAATATGGTTTTTgactcaaaggaaaaagaggaaataagtgAATTACTCTGTAAGCAGCTGGATGTTGGTGCTCAGGTACTTTAGTAGGGAGATATTTAAGGCAACCCTACACAGGGTTACAGCAGTGTACTCACACTGCCTGTCAGCATCTGCTGTGTCACTGCTGCCTTCGCTGGTGGGGTTCCTGAAATTCTCTCCCTTGAAATGCCCCCTGTGAAATGGAAGGTGTGTAACCGAGGTCTTCTGAGAACACATGATGCGCAGCTGAACCCTTTTCCTTTGTGAGAACTTCAAgtggttgctcagagcctccATATATATTATTTCTGATACTTAAAACAGcactgcttttgctcttcctgaaGACTCTGAACTGTAGCTTCAAAGTGAAAACGCATCATTTCTCTGCTAACTTCCTCTGGGGTTTACTGTCACTAATGCTGGCAGTAGGGTGAAGTGCGAGTGCTACCAGAGACCAGCCTGCTTCGGGAAGCAGCTGCAATGCTGGCTGTCACCAGCTTGGGGCTGTGTACATTAGCCAGCGGGATGCTGTGCCAGGATGGGGGGGCTGCCTTGCTTTGGGGCGGCCCTGCACTGAGGCACAGCGGACTCGAATGCCCACTGCAGCTTTCTCGTTAGTGCCAGCCGaccagctgcagcctgtgtgttcccagccactgctgctgcaaagcgctgtgaggagaggagcaggaggttGCGTCAAACTGCGCTCGAGCATAGATGCATTTCGGTGCTAggacaaatatttttggaatatggaaaaacattttacttgGCATCAGTCTTATTTttaccttctctttttctgttttgtcttgtattatttctcttttatttctattCACAGAAAAACCCAGAGGAAGACAGCTCAGGGAAAACACTAAGTTGGGAACCAGGTCACTTGCTTTTAACCATCTACACTGTTCGCAGCATTGAgcagcttttgcctttcttcaaTGTACTCAGCCAAGTTTTTAACAGCAAAGTCACGAGCAGATGTGTGGGACACTCAGGGAGCCCTGTCCTTTACCCCAACTGTTTTCCGAGTAAGGACATAAAAATGGAGAACCTCAAGACcttctccagcaaagcaagacaaaagATAGAAGAAATGGTCGAGAAGGATTTTCTTGAAGGTGTCATAAAAACGTGAACCAAACCGGTACCATTCAGCTTATGTGTAATGTAACTGTTGAAATGAAATACTGTATCTTTCCCAGCTGTATAGtattcttttcttactttgtaTGTAATGAAATACTTAATGTTGTATTTaagttaaatatttgtaaataagaGAAGTTCTGGATGTGGCCTGAATCAAGTTTAATTATTGGTGGCTCATATTGATTATGGTGCCTACTATTTACAGTACATGTTTTGTTGTCTTGagttctgtctttaaaaaaaaaaacctgaaaaaatacaaagtgcaccttttttcaatttgtttccagtttatttttgtctttttttattgaTCCATTGGAACTTGTGCTTATTCGGCAATCCAGAAAGTGCCATCATGCCAGGAGTTAATATAGGACTACAGTGGAAAAAGTGTGTCAGAGGTACCTACCCTGAACTGAAATATGTGGATACTTGTGtattgaaaacatttcagcCCCTTCACACTGCTGGGGAGTAGAAGGGCCACAGAAGACAAACTTGTCTCTGTCCCTTCCCTCATGAGAGTGATTAAAGTGTTGCTTAGAAAGCAATAATAGTATTTATAATGTCAAAAGTATCTAATGAAGATAATATTATTGCAATAATGTTATTTGCAAAtgctctttttcattatattgtttCCCCTTGAACAGAGGTGAGCTGAATCTCAAGACCAGTGACAGCCTCTGCCTTCTACCGTTTGCCCACAGCTGATTCAGTTGctgtggggaggtgggagatGATGTTTCCTCAGCAGTGTGCTGTACTGCCGCTACTGCACGCGCAGCCACAGAGCTCGAGTCAAACACAGCTACTGCAAGTGCGCTGAGGGTGCGGGAGGTGGACTTCAGGCACAGCATGATGATAACCTATGAAataagctgggagggggcagaaCTCCTCCTGGGCATGATCAGGCTGCTGACTGTCAGAAGTGAGTCACCTCTAAGTTACTTCAGCTTCAGAAGCTAGACAAACCTGGGGGAGGTGGAGAAAACATTCAGCAGCAAGAGCCTCTTTAATAAGAGGTAAGTTGCTAACAGAGGTAAAGAATAAGCAGAATAATATTCCACTCAGTTCTGATTAATCCTTGCTACTCTCAGGAAGGGTTGGATATATCCTTGCTAGCAAATGGTAAACAAAGTAATATTAAAAGAATAAGTCAAGTTATAAAATTTAGCTGCAGTTGTATCATTTGTTATAGAGGCTGGGGCGGTGCTCCCTTTCCACCAGCAAGGTTGTAAACAGCCAGGCTTACTTCATGGGCGAGGGCATCTGCGTTCTCCTGTGGAATGATTTAAAAGTTAGTTACATTGGTGTCAGCATGAGAAGGTTAGAGCAAATACATGATATTAAGGCATTTTCCTGCAAATGCTGTGTTCCCGCTATTGCTCCATCATTCTGAGGTATCTTCTGCCCCTATGGTCACACTGGCAGGAAGAAGTGGGTAGGAGCATGCAAGAGGAGAACAGCAGGACCACAGCTTTTGCTGTCAACTTTAAGTTCACCTGTGGATTAATTCTTAACAGCAGccacaggttttgttttgtttattttattttgtctcttaTGAAATTGCACAGTTCCTGGCTGCTTTGGTAATGTTCTTCTTAACCCTGAGTACTCAGAAGGCTGATTGTCTTTTCAAAATCATCTAGTGTCAAATTTGACTTCATAatcatttaactttaaaagcaaaagataaaCATTGAGAACATTAAACATCACTCTtataaataagagaaaaatcCAAAGAGACTTTTTGTGATAGCTACAGGCTTTTTCCAAATGTAGCACCTGTTAAGCGTGATTAAATGACCAGTATGTAAACATCTTCCATCACCCACGGCTAAGCAGAAGATTGTTTAACACAAGCAAATCCACCTTATATATGCGTCATTTAAGCTCTGACCTGTGTGTCTGCCTCAGCGTATATTCTAACTACATCTTCTGTTCCTGATGGACGGACAAATGCTCGTGACAACTTGTACTTCTTCACAAGCGCATCGATTTTCTCTTGTAGTCCCAGAGGTGTAACTGCACGCCTTTCTGCATCCGTTGTGTCAATAACTCGCCTGTCTGCAACCTGCAGCATCAGACATAAACAATTTATTTGTGTGCTGGAGCTGTATGATGAGAGCAGAATGAAAAAGGTCACAGGTAAGACAGAACTTCAGGTTTTGATGTGTTCCACTGCCTGAAGAAGAGCTCAACTTGAGAGTTCCCTGCTTAACTCAAACATGCTGGGCTCCCTAGGATCTCTGCCCAGCTACTGCTCAGCACAGATTAACCAAGTCCTGATGGGACTCAGCTGCTTGGGTGGGAAAGAGGATGAGTTCTGAACATGCCTCCTTGGTCAACCTCTGAACAAAAGCCGCAGCTTCTCCCAGTTGGTCAGAAAGCTTCAACTCTCTCCTCCAGTTAATTTAGAACCCAGAGCTCCCTTGCTGTGTCTAACAGAATGCTACCACATGGGAGCCTGTTCTGCTCAAGCTCTTTGTCTGAATGTTGAAGAGGTTAAAGAAGTGAGATCTTGAATAGTCAAGGCCCAGTGAGAAAAATCCAGTATTATTCTATCTTGAAAGTTAGAAATCTTTCTTCTTAAGTTAAAATTTCATCAGTTTTCGGtcagatttttccatttaacatAGTTGGCTATTATTTCATCATTTGTATAagtcatattttaattttagtccAAGTGAAATTCTGGCCCCTTCTCTGGGTTGTTTCACAGCTTGTTTGGCCTACACTTCTGCCCTTTGGGGAGGCTGgttcagctttattttaaggCTTATCTAAATATATGCAGGCAAGagctgctcacagcagggtTCCAAGAGACTACTGAAACCTGAGCCAGTGCCTTAACTCACCTGCACTTTGAGCAGCCGATTGGGAAGATCAGTGTAGATGGTGTCCCACTGTTCCACAGTCAGACCTTTCAAAGCCAGGATTGCTTCAATAACCAACATGTCTGAGACAGCATCACCGACAGTCTGTAAATagcagagggggaagggaagaaataccAGAGAAGTCAACAGTGAAGAAATGAAGGTGTGATTTGATCAGTGAGCTTCCACCTGAAGGGAGTGAAAATGCAGCCAGGCTGACTTGCCTCAGCCTAGGTagttggggttggtttgttggaGGGAtgtggtggttttatttttatccccTTAGCACGCTGACCCCATGGCAAGGAGAACGGCGGCACATGGCTATAGCTCTGGCAAGGGCAAGTGCTAGTCCTCACCTCTCCTAAAAAGGGCAGTAAGGGCTTAAAGCCCCGTCCTCCCGTACCGTACAGGTTTGTGAAAAGCATCAGATAAAAGATTACTTGCTATTGCATCATGAACAAGTCAGATCCCGTCACTAGGTTCCCATGTCCTCCCCTTCCGGTCCTGAACCCAGAAGACTGCTCCAGATAAAAGCATTCTGCATCCACTTGTGAGAAAGCATTACGTCTTTCTAAAGACGACTGTTCCTGCCCTTTTCTTCTTGGCGCCTTTTGTCGCAGCACCCAGCCGCAGCAGtccctggcagcagcccagcaggTTCTCACAAACAGGGTTATCCCATGGCTGTCACCACAGCGAtttgtttctcagtttttaCCTGATTAATCAGGTCAATCATGTTTGCAAGcacctttgctgcttctctttttccatcatctttctcctcttttgccAGTTGTCTTATTTTAGTTTCAGCAGCTTTACTAAATAATACCTAGAATAAAAAAGAGAGCTTGTTGAGATCAGCCCATATCACAAACTAGGATACCTGCAGCAATGAAGAGAAACCTTTTACCATTTAAGCCCAAACAACCATCAGTGTTTTCTACTGTGATTTCCAATCTCGacacaaaacacagaggagGTGGTAGCAATAAAAATAGAAGGGGGGAACAAGTCTGTTCTCAAGCAAGCAAAGAGAAGTCTTGCTTATAGATGTAAGCAGAGAGTGAAAAGACCTCTTTCTCAAGCTAATCCAACTAAATTTGTGTACTTATTGGCTGATCGTATGCATTACATGCTTGTACTTACTGTACCATGTCCGTTTGCCTCAAAATAAACGCCAACATCAAACTCCTGGGCCTTGTGATGCAAGTGTTTCACTCCTGTTTTGACACAGTGAACAGGTACCTGCAGCCCAAGGATACCAGAGAAGGGAGACAGTGTTATGGGCTCTCTTCAACAGATGGGAGCTGCAGGTGGAGTCCCAGAAACCGAGTACCAACCTGGGTAGACTGTTACAAACCAACCCATGTTTCACAGCTACTGACTCCCCAGAGCTAATATTATGCACTACTTCTGCAGGCCTGATTAAAAAGAATTTATCTGAGTGGAAGTAAaggctgatttaaaaaaaatgagaccCAACATACAAAAATGCCTACCCCAGAAAACaccacaacaaaaccccaaaccaagaaaacacaCATTAATGTTCTGGTTTCAGGGAACATACCAGATTTCTATCCAAATTGACGTAATACCTTAGCTCAATTTTTGCCAGCCAATCGTAAGCCCCATTTCCATAGCAAACACCATTTAGCCTGTTACAGAAAGTGAACCAACCACTGTCAAAATATCAAGGAGCCTTTACCGGCTCAGTTGCAAAGCCATAAACTCCTCAACTTATTCCAGAAGTAACAAAGGATTTTGTTTAACTTTTGCCAAGCTTCTTTTTAAACTAGTAAATGCTGACTAGaattttttcagctttgctcCTTTGCATCTCCTTTACCACCAAGAACTTAGTGGCTATTACAGGCTTGAAAGAGTCATTTATTTTAGCCTAGTTTAAGTTTTCCTAGCAATCCTGTTACAGTAgcatttattttagaagtaaaCAGATTTGCAGCAAATAACATTTACATAAaacaaccaggaaaaaaaaaaacaccccaaaacctgGAGAATACCTTCAGTGTTTCCTCAAGGTAGCGTGTTGAACTCCCGTTGGCATATGCTGTTTGTACCACTGCCATCTCTAAAGTCTGTCCCACCTGAGCAATCCAAGAAGCAAAGTGTTTTACTGTCCGATAGGCACATAGCCAGAGATGTAGGATAAGAATTCTTAACCATATGTTCTCCTACAGACACTTAAAACTCCTGGGCATCAGAGGAAGCAACCAGCTCACAGAGAACTTCTGTACGTTTAAGACAGTGCAAATTCTATTTAAGCCTTTGTATAGCACAGCTTTTGTGGCTGGCTTGAAGCCGGTCTCCACGGAAGGGACCTGTGTAGGCTTTCCAAACCCTTTTTCAGACTCCGCAAGCTCAGTGCGCTGGCCAGACCCATGGCCTTACATCAGGCCGCATACACAAGCAGTAAAGCCAAAGCTTCCAGTGCAAAACAAGCAAAGGCTGGCGGCACGCGCACGTCCGCCTTGCTGGACAGCATCTCTGCTACAGTGTAAGAAATGAGCTGGtctctaagaaaacaaaaccaggataACTCGTCTAGGTTTAGCATCATAGACACCAAGTCTAAGAGGacttctgaaaaaagaaaagctttttctctacATCCCCTGGGGGGCGGGATGGGAAGGATGCTACTTGGGAGACAGTGCTTTTGGAACAATGACACAAAAACCCCTTGACCGCCACAACCAAGTTCCCACACAAATGGAATGACTAACCTACATAAAGCTTCACAGAAATGCTGAGGGAAGGACTGAACCCAGAAGTCATGACAAATTAATGAAAgctaccaaaacaaaaagaatggaATATCAATACTTTGTACACTGACACTGGGAAAGTTCTCCCCCACTAAGAAAAGGTTCCAGGTTAAAATATCCATGCTCAGATTTTTGTTTGGAATGTGGGAGTCACATCCTTGTAAAAGTAACATTTTGGCCACACCAGTGAGGTGCAGCACTGATCTCTTTAAAGACTGGGTTCACTTTTGGCAGATATAGAGATGTAGAGACCACCTACGCACAGACTAGCACAGCTTCTTTAGAATACTTTACACTTTAAAGCATCAGCATTCATTTCATATGTTAAAATTACCTTGGCAAGAAGTTCTTTAAGGAAGATACTAATTAAAGTTGCTATTTTATCTCCATCGATTAGGTGAAAATGGCCAGTTGCGTCCTTATAGTAATAAACAATTCTATCTGCATCGCCATCAAATGAGCAGCATCTCTCATTGGGCTTCATGTCTAGCCCTAGGGCACACAGTTATAAAAGCAGgttagagagagaaaaagatacaaaatatttaaattagtCCCAGCATGGATCTCATGCAAAAATTAGCTCTGTGCAGACACAAACAAAACTGATGCTCTGAAACAGACATTGCTTTTACCAGGAAGCTTGCAACAGCAAAGCTGTATTGAATCACAGCTGAGAACGTCAGATCAAAAAACGTAAACACTAATATAAAAAATGCAGGGTCTCTAAACATTTATTATGCTACACCTCCTCCCCAGATGTGTATGAAAATCAGCTCCAGAACTACTGTGTGGAGTCACATCTCTAAATTTTGGACCTAGGCACTGAATGTCAGCTACGGCACAAGGACAAAAACCTCGCAGCAGCAGAACACCCACCCCCTTACCACGCACTCAGTCACCACAGAGCGCATCCGAGTCGCGGACAGCACCCGCAGCCGGAGGCGAATCGCCTTCCCCCCAGCACGGCATGGTGAGACAGCGTTTGTGGAGTGACGCCCGGAGCCTGCCCGATGCCGGGGCAGGAGCCCGAACCAgtgagcagcagctggctgaCCTTGGCTGGGCACGGGGCGCTCACCCAGCCCTCCCTTACCACTCCCCTGTGCGGGGCCGCAGCACGCACCGTGCCCCTGGGCACAGAGGCAAAccaccctggggcagaggagggctcCAGAGCCATGTCACCTGCATTTCCTGGCACATGGCAGGTCCGCTGCACGCTCTTGGTGTAACACTACTACATACTTCACCCTCCAAGACACACAGGAATTAACAATTTTTCCCTTGCATCAAAAACACTTTTCTGGAGGAAGTATTTCCAGCCTGTTTAATCTTACTATGCTCCTGCTTGGCAGACCTGCACCTCCTCTTTGCCTCCTTTCACAGAGGAGACACGCTTTCCTAATGCAAGACAAGCGTGCACACCATGCCAGCTAAGCCATCCCCAACCTGCAATTACAGCGGGAAATGGCACAAATCCTACCACTGAAAAAACAACCCCACTCCAAAGCAACCACCACCAAGATTTCTCAGTTGTACAAAAACCACACAAGCGGATCGGTGGGCTATAAAACACCTCACATTTAGTTTGCTTGACATTCAATTTATACAAAACAATGTATAAAATGGCTAAGGAGTACCTGCCTCAAAAACTTTGCAGGCTCAGCGCCAATAGAAAACTAGCCAGGAAACAGCCACTGCCTGACACAGCGATGCCATGCAAAAATGAGCTGCTCTTTTATTAAGGTATATTAAAGTCTCTcgcctctgtgcctgggaagatcatggaacagatcctcctagaagctacgctaaggcacatggaggacagggaggtgatctgaggcagccagcacggcttcaCCAAcggcaagtcctgcctgaccaggacttctgtgatggagtgactaaATCAGTGGACAAgagaagagctatggatgtcatctatctcGATTTCTATTAAGGCCActgacatggtcccccacaacatccttctctctaaactggggagatacagatttgatgggtggactgttcagtggatgaggaacttctttggatggtcacatccagagggtagtagtcaatggctcgatgtccagatggaaaccagtgacaagtggtgtttaatatcttcatcaatgtcaaagacagtgggatcgagtgcaccctcagcaggtttgcaggtgacaccaagctaaGCACTGaagttgacacaccagaaggatgggatgccatccaaaGACACCTGGACAAGCcggagaggtgggcctgtgagaacctcatgaggttcaacaaggccaagtgcaaggtcctgcacctgggttgaGGCAACCCCCAGTAtaagtacaggctgggggattgagagcagccctgctgaggagGATTTGGGGTACTGGTGgaggaaaagctggacatgagccaacaatgtgcacttgcagcccaggcGGCCAACCATACCccaggctgcatcaaaagaagcgtggccagcaggttgagggagatgaTTCTGCTCCTCTACTTTGttctggtgagaccccatctggagtcctgtgtccagctctggagctctcagcacaagaaggacacggacctgttggagcagggccagaagagggccacaaaaattatctgagAGCTGctgcacctctcctacgaggaaaggctgagagagttggggttgttcagcctggagaagagaaggctccagggagaccttattgtgacctttctgtatttaaagggggactataggaaagatggggacaacctctttagcaagagCAAGGCCTGTtgagacaggacaaggggtaatggcttcagtttaaaggagggtagatttaggctaGATATAcggaagaaattttttacagagAGGGTGGTGAAActctggcacaggttgcccagagaggttgtggatgccccatccctggaaacattcaaggtcaggttggatggggctctgagcaacctgatctagttgaagatgtccctgctgaTTGCAGGGGCATCGGagtagatgacctttaaaggtcccttccaacccaagccattATATGATCATACATCTTGCTTTTCTCTATGATGATGGCCAAGACCCTTCCTCACATTAACCTCAGAGTCCATTTCTCAGAAATTCCGCAGCTGGCCATTCCCTAGGCTGATATCAGAGTCCATCAGGAACTCAGCAGGGAGCTCCAAAGGACACACTGCATCCCATAACCCCTTCgtgaaaaatcacattttagtACACAAGCAGACAGGAAAACTGGCCCACACTGCTGACACCTTGTCTTTCAGACCACAGGAGACTATCCCCCAAAACTTGcctgtttctcctcctgcatGCCTACAGTGATGAAGGACAATATGTCCCACTGCCATTGAGATCCTCAAGCTAAAGCACGAGAGAGTGGCAACTGCAACATTTAACCAGTTGAGACTCCCTACGACTTTAAACAGGAAGCTGTTACTGCTTAACACTTCAGAGAAATCAAATAGTTCATTTCAGCAACTGATTATGAAAccactttttcttctcagagcACATCTTTGCACAGAAACAACCAAGGAGTCTCCCCTCAGTCGCAGTTAAGGGCAGGATCCAGATGTGACACTGTGCTGCTCCCCATTCTACATTTATCCAGCACCGAAGCAGCGTGGCAAGGGGGAAAGGACACCGTACCTCGGTTTTTTGACTTGGCCAGCAGTTGCAGCGAGGGTGCAGTTGTCAAACAGACAGCCCAGTTTAGCCTTAAATAATCTAATATCCAAACTAGCCTGGTCCCCTAATTCAGGGATTTTCTCTCATGCACTTTGCAGAAAATTGGATCAAATCATTTCCTTACTGGTTTATGTCAGTCAGCCAGTCTACTGGCACCAAGCTGTTAATTATCCCAGCTCTCCCTCAGGAACCCAGAAAAGTGTCTGCAACCACAGCCCACAATGTAAGTCTTTCCTGATAACACAAAGGGaagtaaagtaaataaaaagtaagcCAGTCCCGATGGATCTTTGGACTCTACCAGCTTAACATTCTGACCGGATTGTTACACACGTTTCAGCTAGTTGGAGACATACTGTACTCCTCCACACATTTCAGACTAAAATAAACTAGGGATGTGCCAAAACCAGCCATAGATTCTCTCTTTCCATTGCGCAAGCAGAACCATTTATGCAGTCACTTAGTGAGAGGCAGGGGAGCTCAGCTTGCCCAAAGATGACAGGCCATTGGTAGACACTGCGGTTTCAGATCTGGGGAAGAGgcaaaaggacagaaaattaCCGACTACGTACCTCTAGGTGGCTTCTGGTGAACTTTTACATAATCTGCACCACATAAGTGATTGAGTTTCCCCTTGGTTCCATCATTATATAGGAGAATTAATACCTCCTTTGGAAAGTAGGGCTCCATTTCTGATAGTTTCAGGGCTCCTATTCCATTGGCACAGTCAATCTTCAGGTGCCTCTGACTCTCTCCGGGGCAGGTAGACTTAACACAAAGGAAGAAGGGGCAAAGTGAACTCATACCCTAGTGAAACCACACCTAGAGGCATGCCAAATTTGAAACTTCAGACCCGAACAGGCTAACAAGCAGAAGTTATTAATTTTGTATATTTGCATGAGGAAGGCAATGCCCAGCATTCACCTGTTTTATCAGTTCCATAAAAGCTTTGGATAGTTTTTCATAATAACCTTCCAGCGTTGCTTTCCCATACTGCCCTTGGGTGTTTTGACAGCAGACCAGGTAATGTAGCTGAGGTGTCGTCACCAGACCATAAtctagaataaaataaaaggcacaACATTCAGGAATAGAATACTAAAACAATCCCTCCTTAAAAGTTGTACAGTACTTGCTAATCGACAATAAAACAGACAAATGCAGTGCAGGAAACCCACATCAaatttttcaagttctgtcaaGAAAAGATAGCCCCCCCCCACCTTGCATTAAAGCCATATCCTGAAAGAATATCTTTATAAGGCAAAAATGGAAACAGCATCTGAGCTACTGCTTTAGGTCTACATAACAGAGTCATATTTACACAAAAACTTGAACTCAGGCTACAATTGCAAAAGCACAACATACCATGGTACTGACCGCCTAGAACGGAGATACCGTCTATTACTGACTGTGAAAGTTTCTCGCTGCTTGGCCTGGAAAACAACAAATACAGGTGACAACCTTTGCAGAAGACATTTATGTGTGGGCTCTGAAAGGAATCACAGGTGAAAGAAGACTCTACAAACTTCCTGCCAGTAGACTCAGATTCAATATTAAGAAATCCGTACCTTTTTCTATTGTAGAGGCCTCTCAACATAAAAGTTTGAAAGCCACCACCCCAGAGAACTGCAAAGGCAAGTAAACCACTGAACACATGTGGACATCATGTGGTAcccacaaaaaaggaaaaaaaacccaaacccacaatAAAGCATCCCATTCAGAATCAGTGCTAGTAAGTCCTCAAAACTATCAGGGAAGCTAATATAGGAATAGCGTTGCAAAATTCTTGTTTATTGCTATAATCATAAATTACTTTAAGAGGTACCAGACTAGGCATGAAAAAATAAGCATCATCTGGCAGCAGAGGGCTAAACATCCAAAAGcacccacaaacaaaacattgGCACTTCCATAAAAGCAGCAGACATCTACAGCATTTTGTAATTACCTGGTGTCTCTACCAATAAAAACAGAAGCGTCTTTGTGCTGgttcactgctgctttttggcAGATCTCggttattattttctgtaattctcGCTCCTCTGCATTTGCTAGTTGCGTGGCATACTCTTCCCAGGAAGGGTGCAGCATTTCACCAAGAGGATCAACCAGCTTTACACCATTATCTTCCTtagagga
This Phalacrocorax aristotelis chromosome 3, bGulAri2.1, whole genome shotgun sequence DNA region includes the following protein-coding sequences:
- the PGM3 gene encoding phosphoacetylglucosamine mutase gives rise to the protein MDSEALKKYSALHPKPAGLTLQYGTAGFRANAGQLDHVMFRMGLLAVLRSKAIVSTIGVMVTASHNPEEDNGVKLVDPLGEMLHPSWEEYATQLANAEERELQKIITEICQKAAVNQHKDASVFIGRDTRPSSEKLSQSVIDGISVLGGQYHDYGLVTTPQLHYLVCCQNTQGQYGKATLEGYYEKLSKAFMELIKQSTCPGESQRHLKIDCANGIGALKLSEMEPYFPKEVLILLYNDGTKGKLNHLCGADYVKVHQKPPRGLDMKPNERCCSFDGDADRIVYYYKDATGHFHLIDGDKIATLISIFLKELLAKVGQTLEMAVVQTAYANGSSTRYLEETLKVPVHCVKTGVKHLHHKAQEFDVGVYFEANGHGTVLFSKAAETKIRQLAKEEKDDGKREAAKVLANMIDLINQTVGDAVSDMLVIEAILALKGLTVEQWDTIYTDLPNRLLKVQVADRRVIDTTDAERRAVTPLGLQEKIDALVKKYKLSRAFVRPSGTEDVVRIYAEADTQENADALAHEVSLAVYNLAGGKGAPPQPL